A single window of Aedes albopictus strain Foshan unplaced genomic scaffold, AalbF5 HiC_scaffold_216, whole genome shotgun sequence DNA harbors:
- the LOC109413226 gene encoding aminopeptidase N → LYLLRHNCISVLLNESFPVYLFRPGGQLKSKNGQKYIINSSPRGKYVASWCWYFTLFLVTALTLLTIVLLVLLINQPRLCTYDSETSNGNSSAIKTGAIFNPLSSNGGHAAVANGVPKKCSHDPRLNTHHDSSRPKTGDGQLDETDGVFAEEEDDQDLITRSHGWSPLHYKLTIEPNFDRSINNGTVAITITRDAPESDALLPIVLDINQITIHSVQVLDSDNQDLASDAFYGRNNQTYVIQIKERGENFLNVTVILDFESQLSDTLQGLYKGSFTDEETGEKSWFASTQFSPIDARRAFPCFDSPDMKATFEVSLVHPVEKTMFLSNMDHIRTTISRPGYLKEDFETTPKMSTYLVAFIISNLRLAQRSEGFTPQINIWSRPEVTRMTNYVHRLTVRILPYLESYFDLKFNMKKIDMVAVPDFGFSAMENWGLITFRESAFLVPEDNNKSSSAKHKERVASVVAHELAHQWFGNLVTPRWWNDLWLKEGFATYMSYECLNFAEKKWRVFETFVQNELQKAFEKDSDRNSHPISFPVNRGSDIRRIFDPISYSKGASIIRMMNSFLGQDAFKAGITEYLKKYQYDNAEQEDLWEILTHHGHEFGTLPASLDVKQIMDTWTLQAGYPVVTVQRTGDQTIRISQQRYMLPTKNASDDTRWYIPITIVTKSSLPRDTIPELWLNYDNQSVEVEIQAESDDYVYLNIDRTGYYRVNYDYASWKKLTTNFPSLPALTRSQLVDDAFNLARAEFIEYDIPLTLILIVSQFPHDVSAWASLSKGLEYVNDMMAREPAYESFLAVMRSALRKSFETYGFDDHVDNDHLQMMHRERIVGLACQFGMDKCSVRAQTLFRRWMTDSKDNQIPPNLKQVIYCTSLRDGGVPEWNFAYKRYKETDSASEKELILNALGCTVKPWLLSKYLNMTLDPSSGILKQDGSRAFQSVAKNYAGNDIAFNFLYENIERIVKYFGDGFSTLNKMIDSVTAMMNQPHHKEQFDRFARKARKLGLRTIEKSVYLAEEQIVNNIHWRDRSYYKLQEFLDKLIQDLHMNMY, encoded by the exons ttatatttattACGTCATAATTGTATATCCGTTCTTCTGAATGAATCATTTCCCGTTTACCTATTTCGCCCAGGAGGACAACTGAAATCCAAGAACGGTCAGAAGTACATCATCAACAGTTCACCTCGCGGGAAGTACGTTGCCAGCTGGTGCTGGTACTTCACGTTATTCCTGGTCACCGCACTGACACTGCTGACAATCGTCCTATTGGTTTTGCTGATTAATCAGCCCCG ATTATGTACTTACGATAGTGAAACATCTAATGGAAATTCTTCCGCTATCAAAACTGGAGCGATCTTTAATCCCCTCAGCAGCAATGGGGGACATGCGGCAGTGGCTAATGGTGTGCCAAAGAAGTGTTCGCACGATCCCCGGCTGAACACGCATCACGATAGTTCGCGGCCAAAGACCGGTGACGGCCAATTGGACGAAACTGATGGCGTTTTTGCAGAGGAAGAAGACGATCAGGACCTGATCACGCGAAGTCACGGGTGGTCGCCGCTCCACTACAA attaacCATCGAACCAAACTTCGATCGCTCCATCAATAATGGAACAGTTGCGATAACCATAACTCGCGATGCTCCAGAGTCGGATGCATTACTACCCATCGTTTTAGATATAAACCAAATAACAATTCATTCTGTACAAG TGTTAGACTCCGATAACCAAGATCTAGCTTCCGATGCCTTTTACGGTCGAAACAATCAAACCTATGTGATACAAATCAAAGAACGTGGCGAGAATTTCCTCAATGTAACCGTTATATTAGACTTTGAAAGCCAGCTAAGTGATACTTTGCAAGGTCTATACAAAGGATCCTTTACCGATGAGGAAACTGGTGAAAAGAGTTGGTTCGCGAGTACCCAGTTCTCGCCAATCGATGCTAGACGGGCCTTCCCCTGCTTCGACAGTCCAGATATGAAGGCCACGTTCGAGGTGTCTCTAGTGCATCCGGTTGAAAAAACAATGTTTCTGTCCAATATGGATCACATACGAACTACCATTAGTCGTCCGGGATATTTGAAGGAAGACTTTGAAACAACACCAAAGATGAGCACCTATCTCGTAGCATTCATTATATCCAACTTGCGACTGGCGCAACGGTCCGAAGGATTCACACCTCAGATTAATATCTGGAGCAGACCGGAAGTCACTCGCATGACGAACTACGTGCACAGACTGACGGTACGCATTCTGCCCTATTTGGAGAGTTACTTCGACCTCAAGTTCAACATGAAGAAAATCGATATGGTTGCCGTGCCAGACTTCGGATTCAGTGCAATGGAAAACTGGGGTTTGATCACATTCCG GGAGTCGGCGTTTTTGGTTCCCGAGGACAACAACAAAAGTTCTTCGGCCAAACATAAGGAACGTGTTGCGTCGGTGGTGGCACATGAGCTGGCTCACCAGTGGTTTGGCAATTTGGTTACGCCCCGTTGGTGGAATGACCTTTGGCTGAAGGAAGGATTTGCCACGTACATGAGCTACGAGTGTCTCAACTTT gccgAGAAAAAGTGGCGTGTTTTTGAAACATTTGTTCAAAATGAGCTTCAGAAAGCTTTCGAAAAAGACTCCGACCGTAATTCGCATCCGATTTCATTCCCCGTTAACCGTGGCTCAGATATCCGCCGGATTTTTGATCCCATATCCTACTCCAAGGGTGCTTCAATTATACGAATGATGAACAGTTTCCTAGGGCAAGATGCCTTCAAGGCGGGAATAACGGAGTATTTGAAGAAGTATCAATACGACAACGCCGAACAGGAAGACTTGTGGGAGATTTTAACCCATCATGGTCATGAGTTTGGCACTCTGCCTGCGTCGTTGGACGTGAAACAGATCATGGATACGTGGACATTGCAAGCCGGATACCCAGTGGTCACAGTCCAGCGAACAGGTGACCAAACGATCAGAATTTCACAACAGCGATACATGCTTCCCACGAAAAACGCCTCCGACGACACTCGGTGGTACATCCCGATAACCATCGTTACAAAATCTTCCCTGCCACGGGATACTATTCCGGAACTTTGGCTTAACTATGATAACCAAAGCGTAGAAGTGGAAATTCAAGCAGAATCGGACGATTACGTTTATCTGAACATAGACCGGACCGGTTACTACAGAGTAAACTACGATTACGCATCGTGGAAGAAATTAACCACCAACTTCCCAAGTCTTCCGGCTTTAACAAGATCGCAGCTAGTCGACGACGCTTTCAACCTAGCACGTGCCGAATTCATAGAATACGACATACCTCTGACGCTGATCCTGATCGTGTCACAATTTCCTCACGACGTGTCTGCTTGGGCTTCGCTTAGCAAAGGTTTGGAATACGTCAACGATATGATGGCGCGCGAACCTGCGTATGAAAGCTTCCTGGCTGTGATGCGATCAGCTCTGAGGAAATCATTCGAAACGTACGGCTTCGACGATCACGTGGACAACGATCACCTGCAGATGATGCATCGCGAGAGGATAGTTGGACTCGCTTGTCAGTTTGGAATGGATAAATGTTCCGTTCGAGCGCAGACTTTGTTCAGACGATGGATGACCGATTCCAAGGATAATCAGATACCACCAAACCTCAAGCAGGTCATTTACTGCACATCGTTGCGGGATGGGGGCGTGCCAGAGTGGAACTTTGCCTACAAACGATACAAGGAGACAGATTCCGCTTCGGAGAAGGAACTCATTCTAAACGCCTTGGGATGCACGGTCAAGCCTTGGCTACTGTCGAA ATACTTGAATATGACGTTAGATCCTTCATCCGGTATTCTCAAGCAGGATGGTTCAAGGGCTTTCCAGTCCGTTGCGAAGAACTACGCGGGCAATGACATCGCCTTCAACTTTTTGTACGAGAACATCGAACGAATTGTAAAATA CTTCGGAGATGGATTCTCCACGTTGAACAAGATGATAGATTCCGTTACCGCGATGATGAACCAACCGCATCACAAAGAACAGTTCGATCGGTTCGCACGGAAGGCACGAAAGCTGGGACTGCGAACAATAGAGAAGAGCGTCTATCTGGCGGAGGAGCAGATCGTGAACAACATCCACTGGCGGGATCGGTCGTACTacaaactccaggagttcctcgataaaCTAATCCAAGACTTGCACATGAACATGTACTAG